A region from the Nitrospiraceae bacterium genome encodes:
- a CDS encoding rhomboid family intramembrane serine protease produces MIPLRDDNPTEITPVVTVALIVSCSMVFLYEISLSIPRSEAFVYMFGAIPAVVLGHAQLPPELVILPAYGTLFSSMFLHGGWMHLIGNMLYLWIFGNNIEDVMGHAKFVLFYLICGVLAAFSHALVDPESTIPMVGASGAISGILGGYLLLYPHARVLVLVPYGFIGTFNVPAAIVLGLWFLMQVLSGGMSLGNQGGGVAFFAHIGGFLAGMILIGFFKHSHVRFFNPPHSSSSFGSW; encoded by the coding sequence ATGATTCCCCTTCGGGATGACAATCCTACTGAAATTACACCTGTGGTGACGGTGGCGTTAATTGTCTCCTGCAGTATGGTGTTCCTGTATGAGATCTCTCTCTCAATCCCAAGGAGTGAAGCATTTGTTTATATGTTTGGAGCAATTCCCGCAGTCGTGTTGGGGCATGCTCAGTTACCGCCAGAGCTGGTGATTCTACCTGCCTATGGAACACTGTTTTCAAGCATGTTTCTCCATGGTGGCTGGATGCATTTAATAGGGAATATGCTTTATCTGTGGATTTTTGGAAATAATATCGAAGATGTGATGGGCCATGCGAAGTTTGTGTTGTTCTATTTAATTTGTGGGGTACTGGCTGCCTTCAGCCATGCGTTGGTTGATCCCGAATCAACGATACCAATGGTTGGTGCGAGCGGGGCGATTTCAGGGATTTTGGGTGGGTATTTATTGCTGTATCCCCATGCGCGAGTATTAGTGTTAGTGCCTTATGGGTTTATTGGAACCTTTAATGTTCCAGCGGCGATCGTATTGGGTTTATGGTTTTTAATGCAGGTTTTAAGCGGCGGTATGAGTCTTGGAAATCAAGGAGGCGGGGTCGCGTTCTTTGCGCACATCGGTGGATTTCTAGCTGGCATGATATTGATCGGATTTTTTAAGCATTCTCACGTCAGATTTTTTAACCCACCTCATTCTTCAAGTTCATTTGGATCTTGGTAA